The following proteins are encoded in a genomic region of Phycisphaera sp.:
- a CDS encoding exodeoxyribonuclease III — protein MRIATWNINGIRSAWKKGLGDMLDAIDADVVLLQEVRAFQEQAPEPLIHAGKYHVVWNPAARAGYSGTAMLSKRKPKAVTFGLANAKPDDDDEGRLITADLGGLFVASVYMPSGSSGEHRQAVKEQWMPEFSKWVQPLKRKRTPVLLGGDFNVAHTERDIFYAKGNQKNSGFLPHEREWIGGIFDSGWHDVIREKHGETDGPYTWWSNRGQARTLDRGWRIDYLMANPAAKKVMKDCWVDREAADGISDHAPVVAELDLPKA, from the coding sequence ATGCGAATCGCGACCTGGAACATCAACGGCATCCGCTCGGCCTGGAAGAAGGGCCTGGGCGACATGCTCGACGCTATCGATGCCGACGTGGTGCTGCTGCAAGAGGTGCGAGCGTTTCAGGAGCAGGCACCCGAGCCGCTCATCCATGCGGGCAAGTACCATGTCGTCTGGAATCCAGCCGCACGTGCGGGCTACTCGGGCACGGCCATGCTGTCGAAACGCAAGCCAAAGGCCGTGACCTTTGGTCTTGCCAACGCCAAGCCCGATGACGACGACGAGGGCCGTCTTATCACGGCTGATCTGGGCGGCTTGTTCGTTGCCAGTGTCTACATGCCCTCGGGTTCGTCGGGCGAGCATCGGCAGGCGGTCAAAGAGCAATGGATGCCCGAGTTCAGCAAGTGGGTGCAGCCGCTGAAGCGGAAGCGCACGCCGGTGCTGTTGGGTGGCGACTTCAACGTGGCCCACACCGAGCGTGACATCTTCTACGCCAAGGGCAACCAGAAGAACAGCGGCTTTCTGCCCCACGAGCGGGAGTGGATCGGCGGCATCTTCGACTCGGGGTGGCACGACGTCATCCGCGAGAAGCACGGCGAGACCGATGGCCCATACACATGGTGGAGCAATCGGGGGCAGGCCCGCACCCTCGATCGAGGATGGCGCATCGATTACTTAATGGCCAACCCGGCCGCCAAAAAGGTCATGAAGGATTGCTGGGTCGACCGCGAAGCTGCCGATGGCATCTCCGACCACGCGCCCGTGGTAGCAGAACTGGACCTGCCCAAGGCATAG
- the rarD gene encoding EamA family transporter RarD, protein MAGTTQPPSLQPPASPAAGVGFGLIAYVWWGSIVPIYLRALSRGDWATSAVELVSQRVVFGIPVLLLLLLAIGQFGQLKAALFEPKRLRVLLLSSALIACNWFVFIYSVATDRLIDASLGYYITPLVSIALGVILLGERPRRAQTAAIMLAVLAVVILTWHRGGLPWISVTLALSFGFYGLVRKRAQTKPAPGLCVEMLVLLPIAVGLYAWLLHSGRAEIGEGPPMRTVLMALSGVMVAVPLVAFAAAAHRLRLATLGMLQYLAPTGQFVLSIIYGEKLDAVTLVAFGLIWTALVLYSIDAWRWGQKNRKASQ, encoded by the coding sequence ATGGCCGGCACCACCCAACCCCCGTCGCTCCAGCCCCCGGCCAGCCCGGCTGCGGGCGTTGGGTTTGGCCTGATCGCCTACGTCTGGTGGGGCAGCATCGTGCCCATCTACCTTCGCGCTCTGAGCCGCGGGGACTGGGCAACGTCAGCCGTCGAACTCGTCTCCCAGCGCGTGGTCTTCGGCATCCCCGTGCTGCTGCTGCTCCTCCTGGCGATCGGCCAGTTCGGGCAACTGAAAGCCGCGCTCTTCGAGCCCAAGCGACTCCGCGTGCTGCTGCTCAGCTCGGCCCTGATCGCGTGCAACTGGTTCGTGTTCATCTACTCTGTCGCGACCGACCGGCTCATCGACGCGAGCCTGGGGTACTACATCACGCCGCTGGTGTCGATCGCGCTGGGCGTGATCTTGCTCGGCGAGCGCCCCCGCCGCGCGCAGACGGCGGCCATTATGCTGGCGGTCTTGGCCGTCGTGATCCTGACCTGGCACCGCGGCGGTCTCCCCTGGATCTCCGTCACGCTCGCGCTGAGCTTCGGCTTCTACGGCCTCGTGCGCAAGCGGGCCCAGACCAAGCCCGCCCCGGGCCTGTGCGTCGAGATGCTCGTGCTGCTGCCGATCGCCGTCGGCCTGTACGCGTGGCTGCTGCACTCGGGCCGGGCCGAGATCGGCGAAGGCCCGCCCATGCGAACGGTGCTCATGGCCCTCAGCGGCGTGATGGTGGCCGTGCCGCTGGTCGCCTTCGCCGCCGCCGCGCATCGACTGAGATTAGCCACGCTTGGCATGCTGCAATATCTCGCGCCCACGGGCCAGTTCGTGCTCTCGATCATCTACGGCGAGAAGCTCGATGCGGTCACACTCGTCGCGTTCGGGCTCATCTGGACCGCGCTCGTACTCTACAGCATTGACGCTTGGCGCTGGGGTCAGAAGAACCGCAAGGCCAGCCAATGA
- a CDS encoding sensor histidine kinase produces the protein MTDAMEHHRDNDPSPGDRRPARRPAPGVPGMVPVADKLTSLAHDLNNLLDGSMRQLALARQSLDAELSEAAARELDTVRQQVNTAYQAMERMCDILHATLSGAPGGAGSPTVARGTPISLAEAAEHALAVVGPLAAEALATLDGQLEAGAEDLPAGPIYPLILNGLRNAIEAVERSGKPGTVTLKLTLEQHEDDGPQVVLEIRDTGPGLDLDLSAGRLFEPGVTSKSKGFGLGLAISAEVARDMGGTLELTPSREGGAVLRARYPVPQDRGAQSIG, from the coding sequence ATGACCGATGCGATGGAGCATCATCGCGACAACGATCCCTCGCCAGGCGACCGCCGGCCCGCCCGCCGACCCGCGCCAGGGGTGCCGGGCATGGTGCCCGTGGCCGATAAGCTCACCAGCCTGGCCCACGACCTGAACAACCTCCTCGACGGCTCGATGCGGCAGCTTGCCCTGGCGCGGCAATCGCTCGACGCCGAGCTGAGCGAGGCCGCCGCCCGCGAGCTCGACACCGTCCGCCAGCAGGTGAACACGGCCTACCAGGCCATGGAACGCATGTGCGACATCCTGCACGCCACGCTCAGCGGGGCTCCCGGGGGGGCCGGTTCGCCCACGGTGGCCCGGGGCACGCCCATCTCGCTGGCCGAGGCCGCCGAGCATGCCCTCGCCGTGGTCGGGCCGCTGGCGGCCGAGGCCCTGGCGACCCTCGACGGCCAGCTCGAAGCCGGTGCCGAGGACCTTCCCGCGGGCCCGATCTACCCGCTCATACTGAATGGCCTGCGCAACGCCATCGAAGCGGTCGAGCGTTCCGGCAAGCCCGGCACCGTGACCCTGAAGCTCACCCTCGAACAGCACGAGGACGACGGCCCCCAGGTCGTCCTGGAGATCCGCGATACCGGGCCGGGCCTCGATCTGGATCTTTCGGCCGGGCGGTTGTTCGAGCCTGGCGTGACCAGCAAGTCCAAGGGCTTCGGCCTCGGACTGGCCATCAGCGCCGAGGTGGCACGCGACATGGGCGGCACGCTCGAGCTGACGCCCTCGCGCGAGGGCGGTGCGGTGCTTCGCGCCCGCTACCCGGTGCCGCAAGACCGCGGCGCACAGAGCATCGGATGA
- the ileS gene encoding isoleucine--tRNA ligase: MTESTQPKPNKTKADASGNKPDKNKYRQSLNLPQTDFPMRAGLVTKEPASVERWQKAGVYQKLREQRSDAPDFAFHDGPPYANGSIHLGHLTNKTLKDFVVRSQTMMGKDCPFVPGWDCHGLPIEHKVMGELVKSKKIKDLDGLDVWERRAQVRAECEAYAKKYVDLQTGQMIRLLTLADYENPYLTIQPSFEKAVTEVLADLCERGLVYRALKPVHWSIANETALAEAELEYMDREDTSVFVDFEAADKEKVYDAFGIPDAERPGQTPSFMIWTTTPWTLPANLAVAVGAKFTYVLARIDGNLTVVAEALLDTVAKLGKAEDVHVLAKTTGSSLVGLKYRHPFQQYTPGGEECAENCWTIYDAEYVTLEDGTGLVHTAPGHGTEDYDTGKRVGLPIYCPVLGNGTYDETTPEWLRGQHIWKANDAITERLRESGHLFHSAKFMHSYPHDWRSKTPVIFRSTEQWFVSIDGKFTVDGDDKKSLRERSLRSVDAENPQSVNFHPAWARNRLRGMLDSRPDWCISRQRAWGLPIPAFHTKDGAAVLTPTLVREIANVFGERGSDAWFTESPSELLANWNPADDADLSDELKNLSKGELLKGEDILDVWFESGATWNAVMRHRLGVFPSELYLEGSDQHRGWFQSSLACSIASTGKPPYKAVLTHGFMVDKDGQKLSKSRGDTIEALFTKYGCDVLRWWVASLSYENDAKVDDEFFNIAGEAYRKVRNTLRFLLGNLGDFEPSQAVDLKTIEPTSIDAWALAEFDKLTKDVLAAYERYEFRVAHAKLYAFCNDTLSAIYLAAIKDRLYCDKADNARRRRTQTVLHHITDGLCRLLAPILPHTADEAFRALRRVPAEDIDTCVHLETALGTTGVQADPRWAKIMDLRDTALAAIEQARGPADKGGMDIDNPLDAWVTLPSTDNLLESFDPVDLADLLGVSKVEVVEGDGQVAVTDRRSEPRCERSWKRDGTVKERSDGGLLSDRDAEAVGVA, from the coding sequence ATGACCGAATCGACCCAGCCAAAGCCCAACAAGACCAAGGCCGACGCTTCCGGCAACAAGCCCGACAAGAACAAGTACCGCCAGAGCCTCAACCTGCCCCAGACCGACTTCCCCATGCGGGCCGGCTTGGTGACCAAGGAGCCCGCCAGCGTTGAGCGGTGGCAGAAGGCGGGGGTGTATCAGAAGCTCCGCGAGCAACGAAGCGACGCCCCCGACTTCGCCTTCCACGACGGGCCGCCCTACGCCAACGGGTCGATCCACCTGGGCCACCTGACCAACAAGACCCTGAAGGACTTCGTCGTCCGCAGCCAGACCATGATGGGCAAGGACTGCCCATTCGTGCCGGGGTGGGACTGCCATGGATTGCCCATCGAGCACAAGGTCATGGGCGAGCTGGTCAAGAGCAAGAAGATCAAGGATCTCGACGGGCTCGACGTATGGGAACGCCGGGCGCAGGTGCGGGCCGAGTGTGAGGCCTACGCCAAGAAGTACGTCGACTTGCAAACCGGGCAGATGATCCGCCTGCTGACGCTCGCGGACTACGAGAACCCGTACCTGACGATCCAACCTTCCTTTGAGAAGGCGGTCACCGAAGTGCTCGCCGACCTGTGCGAGCGCGGATTGGTGTACCGCGCGCTCAAGCCGGTCCACTGGTCCATCGCCAACGAGACCGCCCTGGCCGAGGCCGAGCTCGAATACATGGACCGCGAGGACACCTCGGTGTTCGTCGACTTCGAGGCCGCCGACAAGGAGAAGGTCTACGACGCCTTCGGCATCCCCGACGCCGAGCGTCCCGGCCAGACGCCCAGCTTCATGATCTGGACCACCACGCCCTGGACGCTGCCGGCCAACCTGGCCGTGGCGGTCGGTGCCAAGTTCACCTACGTGCTCGCGCGCATCGATGGAAACCTGACCGTGGTGGCCGAGGCGTTGCTCGACACCGTCGCCAAGCTGGGCAAGGCCGAGGACGTGCACGTGCTCGCGAAGACCACGGGCTCGTCGCTGGTTGGCCTGAAGTACCGCCACCCCTTCCAGCAATACACGCCCGGCGGCGAAGAGTGCGCGGAAAACTGCTGGACCATCTACGACGCCGAGTACGTGACGCTCGAGGACGGCACCGGCCTGGTCCACACCGCCCCGGGCCACGGCACCGAGGACTACGACACCGGCAAGCGCGTGGGCCTGCCGATCTACTGCCCCGTGCTGGGCAACGGCACCTACGACGAGACCACCCCCGAGTGGCTGCGCGGCCAACACATCTGGAAGGCCAACGACGCCATCACGGAGCGTTTGCGCGAGAGCGGGCATTTGTTCCATAGCGCCAAGTTCATGCACAGCTACCCGCACGACTGGCGCAGCAAGACGCCGGTCATCTTCCGCAGCACCGAGCAGTGGTTTGTGAGCATCGACGGCAAGTTCACCGTCGACGGCGACGACAAAAAGTCCCTGCGCGAGCGGTCGCTGCGCTCGGTCGACGCCGAGAATCCGCAGAGCGTCAACTTCCACCCCGCCTGGGCGCGCAATCGCCTGCGTGGCATGCTCGACAGCCGCCCCGACTGGTGCATCAGCCGCCAGCGTGCCTGGGGGCTGCCCATCCCCGCATTCCATACCAAGGACGGCGCTGCTGTGCTCACGCCAACGCTGGTGCGTGAGATCGCCAACGTCTTCGGCGAGCGCGGTTCCGATGCGTGGTTCACCGAAAGCCCAAGTGAGTTGCTGGCAAATTGGAATCCGGCGGATGACGCCGACTTGTCCGACGAACTCAAGAACCTCAGCAAGGGCGAGCTACTCAAGGGCGAGGACATCCTCGACGTGTGGTTCGAGAGCGGCGCGACGTGGAACGCCGTCATGCGCCACCGCCTGGGCGTCTTCCCGTCCGAGCTCTATCTGGAAGGCTCCGACCAGCACCGCGGCTGGTTCCAATCGAGCCTCGCCTGCTCGATCGCATCGACCGGCAAGCCGCCCTACAAGGCCGTGCTCACCCACGGCTTCATGGTCGATAAAGACGGCCAGAAGCTCAGCAAGAGCCGCGGCGACACCATCGAGGCGCTGTTCACCAAGTACGGCTGCGATGTCCTTCGTTGGTGGGTCGCCTCGCTCAGCTACGAGAACGACGCCAAGGTCGACGACGAGTTCTTCAATATCGCCGGCGAGGCCTACCGCAAGGTGCGCAACACCCTGCGCTTCCTGCTGGGCAACCTGGGCGATTTCGAGCCAAGCCAAGCGGTCGACCTCAAGACCATCGAGCCCACAAGCATCGACGCCTGGGCGCTCGCCGAATTCGACAAGCTCACCAAGGACGTGCTCGCCGCCTACGAACGCTACGAGTTCCGCGTCGCCCACGCGAAGCTCTACGCCTTCTGCAACGACACCCTGAGCGCCATCTACCTCGCGGCCATCAAGGACCGGCTGTATTGCGACAAGGCCGACAACGCCCGCCGCCGGCGCACGCAGACGGTGTTGCACCACATCACCGACGGCCTCTGCCGCCTGCTGGCGCCCATCCTGCCCCACACCGCCGACGAGGCCTTCCGCGCCCTCCGCCGCGTGCCGGCCGAGGATATCGACACCTGCGTCCACCTGGAGACCGCCTTGGGCACCACCGGCGTTCAGGCCGATCCACGGTGGGCCAAGATCATGGACCTCCGCGATACCGCCCTGGCGGCCATCGAACAGGCCCGCGGCCCGGCCGACAAGGGCGGCATGGATATCGACAACCCCCTCGACGCCTGGGTCACCCTGCCCAGCACGGATAACCTGCTCGAGAGCTTCGACCCCGTCGATCTGGCCGACCTGCTCGGCGTGAGCAAGGTCGAGGTGGTCGAGGGCGACGGCCAGGTCGCCGTTACCGATCGCCGGAGCGAGCCCCGCTGCGAGCGATCCTGGAAGCGGGATGGCACGGTCAAGGAACGCTCCGATGGCGGCCTGCTGAGCGACCGCGACGCCGAGGCTGTGGGCGTCGCGTGA
- a CDS encoding aminoacetone oxidase family FAD-binding enzyme — protein MNSPGPATIPTTPTIAIVGAGAAGLMAAISAGRAVRDRGGKNRIVLLDGANKIGVKILVAGGGRCNVTHHAVDEKQYAGTSRNTIRKVLRAFGVQDTVAFFEELGVTLKREGTGKLFPTTDKAQTVLGALLGEVERLGVELVHPWRVREVERVDGGFVLSRANSTETMRTDRLVLCSGGMALPRSGSDGGGYTIARALGHTITERVFPALVPLVVGPESAWLTELSGVSCRAGVEVRSSTGKRLARFENDLLCTHFGLSGPGPMDASRYLTAARHEDRSATLFICWIDEPFETIDAALQGLGQRTPLAFVREHLPERLACALCVRAGVDPACLGNQLPREPRRQLAHLLAGTPIEVSGDRGFTHAEVTAGGVPLGEINPATMASRASENVWLAGEILDVDGRIGGFNFQWAWASGHVAGRSAAGE, from the coding sequence GTGAACAGCCCAGGCCCAGCAACGATCCCCACCACCCCCACGATCGCCATCGTCGGTGCCGGCGCGGCGGGGCTGATGGCCGCCATCTCGGCGGGGCGGGCGGTGCGCGATCGGGGTGGCAAAAACCGCATCGTCCTGCTCGATGGCGCCAACAAGATCGGCGTCAAGATCCTCGTCGCCGGCGGGGGGCGGTGCAACGTGACGCACCACGCCGTCGACGAGAAGCAGTACGCCGGCACGTCGCGGAACACGATCCGCAAGGTGCTCCGCGCGTTCGGCGTCCAGGACACGGTCGCGTTTTTCGAGGAGTTGGGCGTCACGCTCAAGCGCGAGGGCACTGGCAAGCTCTTCCCCACCACCGACAAGGCGCAGACCGTGCTCGGCGCGCTGCTGGGCGAGGTCGAGCGGCTGGGTGTCGAACTGGTCCACCCCTGGCGCGTTCGCGAGGTCGAGCGCGTTGATGGCGGCTTCGTCTTGTCTCGCGCCAACTCGACCGAGACGATGCGCACCGATCGCCTCGTGCTGTGCAGCGGGGGCATGGCACTCCCGCGCAGCGGCTCGGACGGTGGCGGGTACACCATCGCGCGGGCGTTGGGGCACACGATCACCGAGCGTGTGTTCCCGGCGCTGGTGCCGCTCGTTGTCGGGCCAGAGTCGGCCTGGCTCACCGAGCTCAGCGGCGTGAGCTGCCGGGCGGGCGTCGAGGTGCGCTCGAGCACCGGCAAGCGGCTCGCACGGTTCGAGAACGATTTGCTGTGTACGCACTTCGGCCTGAGCGGGCCGGGGCCGATGGACGCGTCGCGCTACCTGACCGCCGCACGGCACGAGGATCGCAGCGCGACGCTGTTCATCTGCTGGATCGATGAGCCATTCGAGACCATCGACGCCGCGCTGCAAGGGCTTGGCCAGCGCACTCCACTCGCGTTTGTTCGCGAGCACCTGCCCGAGCGCCTTGCTTGTGCGTTATGTGTGCGAGCAGGCGTCGATCCCGCATGCCTTGGTAACCAACTTCCGCGCGAGCCGCGCCGCCAGTTGGCGCACCTGCTGGCGGGTACGCCGATTGAGGTCTCGGGCGATCGCGGCTTCACGCACGCCGAGGTGACCGCCGGGGGCGTGCCGCTCGGCGAGATCAACCCCGCGACGATGGCCAGCCGGGCGAGCGAGAATGTATGGCTGGCGGGCGAGATCCTGGATGTCGACGGGCGGATCGGGGGGTTCAACTTCCAATGGGCGTGGGCGAGCGGGCATGTCGCGGGGCGGAGCGCGGCGGGTGAGTGA
- a CDS encoding glycine zipper domain-containing protein: MIRKTNWRRGLAAVVALVPLALMGGCANGLQGAFSGAALGSLAGLGIGSVTGDVSRGVTTGAILGGVGGAVIGDQNARASAYSTRGSYGHTTERIVERPVYTDRTVYVDRPVYVRQSPVVVYKSWGHYGHRSHHSGHYSGRRSWHHSPRHYSPPRHHRRHYDPCR, from the coding sequence ATGATCCGCAAAACCAACTGGCGTAGGGGTTTGGCAGCCGTGGTGGCGCTCGTCCCACTCGCCCTCATGGGCGGGTGCGCGAACGGGCTGCAGGGGGCGTTTTCCGGCGCGGCCCTGGGCAGCCTTGCCGGGCTGGGCATCGGCTCGGTGACCGGCGACGTCAGCCGCGGCGTGACCACCGGAGCCATCCTCGGTGGGGTGGGCGGCGCGGTCATCGGCGACCAGAATGCCCGGGCCTCGGCCTATAGCACCCGCGGCTCGTACGGCCACACCACCGAGCGCATCGTCGAGCGACCGGTATACACCGATCGGACTGTCTATGTCGATCGGCCCGTGTACGTGCGCCAGAGCCCGGTGGTCGTCTACAAGAGCTGGGGCCACTACGGGCACCGCAGCCACCACTCGGGGCATTACTCGGGGCGCCGCTCATGGCATCACTCGCCGCGGCACTACAGCCCACCACGCCACCATCGCCGGCACTACGACCCATGCCGATAA
- a CDS encoding CIA30 family protein translates to MKTLLVSGMVALGMSSAWATAQDFSMEFERGVDGWRTVVDGVMGGLSSGRVSSPQPGIMRFSGDLSLENNGGFSQARTAVDGGAFEGAQGLEIEVRGDGRTYKFDVRQSNVRMRAGAYQQDFKTTEGQWETIRLPLEDFRLYSFGRLISGAPEIAPTRIESIGVSLSDKNPGPFQLEVRSIRAYGSESRPSGQTAARDLGTVASRAGLTTLLRLVEAAELSLPDEPVTIFAPTNDAFAALPTEQVEALLKPEARETLRAILAYHIAPGALSSSEVLSRRSIGTLNGQSVAIGAKGGAMVADAGIVATDVSFDGGVVHVIDGVLMPELRSITAIASETDDLSTLVAAVKAAGLADQLGPENGPWTVFAPVNSAFEALPDGTVDALLKPANREQLISILALHVVPGRLEARDLLGASKTQTLTGEVIGFGIDQGTLSVNGASIIASDIQAGNGVVHLIDAVLLPSTREPRRATARSFNAGAARLYDLAVERGVPLFNAGQHAACAAIYEVTIESMLLLGRDRLGARVVERLEQSLAEAEREPQAFEKAWIYRRALDMAYQSFVNAETRNASR, encoded by the coding sequence ATGAAGACGCTGTTGGTTTCGGGGATGGTGGCCTTGGGCATGTCCTCGGCTTGGGCGACCGCGCAGGACTTTTCGATGGAGTTCGAACGCGGGGTCGATGGGTGGCGCACCGTTGTCGACGGCGTGATGGGAGGCCTGTCGAGCGGACGCGTGTCGTCGCCGCAGCCCGGCATCATGCGGTTCAGTGGTGACCTGAGCCTCGAGAACAACGGCGGATTTAGCCAGGCCCGAACCGCCGTGGATGGCGGAGCGTTCGAGGGTGCCCAGGGCCTCGAGATCGAGGTACGCGGCGACGGCCGGACCTACAAGTTCGACGTGCGACAGTCGAACGTGCGGATGAGGGCCGGGGCGTACCAGCAGGACTTCAAGACGACCGAGGGGCAATGGGAGACCATCCGCCTGCCGCTGGAAGATTTTAGGCTCTATTCGTTCGGCCGCCTCATCTCTGGTGCGCCCGAGATCGCCCCGACACGTATCGAATCGATTGGCGTATCGCTGTCGGATAAGAATCCAGGGCCATTCCAGCTCGAGGTGAGATCGATCCGTGCCTATGGATCGGAATCGCGGCCCTCTGGCCAGACCGCCGCGCGGGACCTCGGAACAGTTGCTTCGCGGGCGGGCCTGACGACGCTCCTGCGACTGGTGGAGGCGGCCGAGCTATCGCTGCCCGACGAGCCGGTGACGATCTTCGCGCCGACGAACGACGCGTTCGCAGCACTGCCGACCGAGCAGGTCGAGGCGCTGCTGAAGCCCGAGGCTCGTGAGACGCTCCGTGCCATCCTTGCCTACCACATCGCCCCGGGCGCGTTGTCGTCGTCTGAGGTGCTCTCCAGGCGGTCCATCGGGACGCTGAATGGACAGAGCGTGGCGATCGGTGCCAAGGGCGGCGCCATGGTGGCCGACGCTGGGATCGTTGCCACGGATGTTTCATTCGATGGTGGCGTCGTCCATGTCATCGATGGCGTGCTGATGCCCGAGCTGCGTTCGATCACGGCGATCGCATCAGAGACCGATGACCTGAGCACGCTCGTCGCGGCCGTCAAGGCGGCGGGCCTGGCCGATCAACTTGGCCCAGAGAACGGTCCGTGGACGGTGTTTGCGCCCGTGAACAGCGCCTTTGAGGCGTTGCCCGATGGAACGGTTGATGCACTGCTCAAGCCGGCAAATCGCGAGCAGCTCATCAGCATCCTGGCGTTGCACGTCGTGCCCGGGCGACTCGAGGCTCGGGACCTGCTCGGCGCAAGCAAGACGCAAACGCTGACGGGCGAGGTCATTGGCTTCGGGATCGACCAGGGCACGCTCAGCGTCAACGGTGCCTCGATCATCGCTAGTGATATCCAGGCTGGCAACGGCGTCGTACACCTGATCGACGCCGTCCTGCTGCCGTCGACGCGCGAGCCCAGGCGTGCAACGGCTCGGTCGTTCAACGCAGGGGCCGCCCGGCTGTACGACTTGGCCGTCGAGCGTGGCGTTCCGCTGTTCAACGCGGGCCAGCATGCCGCGTGTGCCGCGATCTACGAGGTGACGATCGAGTCGATGCTGCTGCTGGGTCGCGACCGGTTGGGCGCTCGCGTCGTTGAACGTCTCGAGCAGAGTCTCGCGGAGGCCGAGCGGGAGCCGCAGGCCTTCGAAAAGGCGTGGATCTATCGCCGGGCGTTGGACATGGCCTACCAAAGCTTTGTCAACGCTGAAACTCGTAACGCCTCCCGGTAA
- a CDS encoding sigma-54 dependent transcriptional regulator, which translates to MATETKTRSPSKNTGTHKVLVIDDDPIIAESLAEFLVREGYEAATAFDAAEAMEALAKAEQHTDGPSRVPHPYDLAICDVSMPGMGGMDLLAHIQKEHDAAVIMLTGYGTIESAVEALRLGASDYLTKPVVDSELRVSLERALGQHKLLSENRRLKQQLAGRYGLEGIIGRDHRVQRIFELIEAVAPSRTTVLMTGESGVGKSLIARAIHQNSPRRNEPFVEISCGSIPETLLESELFGHVKGAFTGAYADKAGRFLAADGGTLFLDEINSASPAMQLKLLRVLQERRFEPVGTNETIEVDTRVVLASNQDLEALVADGKFRQDLYYRINVVKIEIPPLRDRVNDVPMLADHFLKQHSEELGKTLLGFADEALDALRRYSYPGNVRELQNIVERAAVLTRTPTITLQDLPPQVIENGTGLLTVASSQEPEPQAETPWVPTPLADALREPEKRIIRKALKANDWNRQATADDLDINRTTLYKKMKALGLDGPED; encoded by the coding sequence ATGGCCACGGAAACCAAGACCCGTTCCCCGAGCAAGAACACCGGCACGCACAAGGTGCTGGTGATCGACGACGATCCGATCATCGCCGAGAGCCTGGCCGAGTTCCTCGTGCGCGAGGGCTACGAGGCGGCCACCGCCTTCGATGCGGCAGAGGCCATGGAAGCGTTGGCTAAGGCCGAGCAGCACACCGACGGCCCCAGCCGCGTGCCGCACCCGTATGACCTGGCGATATGCGACGTCTCGATGCCGGGCATGGGCGGCATGGACCTGCTCGCGCACATCCAGAAGGAGCACGACGCCGCGGTCATCATGCTGACGGGCTATGGCACGATCGAATCGGCCGTCGAGGCGCTCCGGCTGGGTGCGAGCGACTATCTCACCAAGCCCGTGGTCGACAGCGAGCTGCGCGTCTCGCTCGAGCGCGCCCTGGGGCAGCACAAGCTGCTCAGCGAGAATCGTCGCCTCAAGCAGCAGCTCGCGGGCCGGTACGGGCTGGAAGGGATCATTGGTCGCGACCACCGCGTGCAGCGCATCTTCGAGCTGATCGAGGCCGTCGCCCCGAGCCGGACGACCGTGCTCATGACCGGCGAGAGCGGCGTGGGCAAGAGCCTCATCGCCCGCGCCATCCACCAGAACAGCCCGCGACGCAACGAGCCCTTCGTCGAGATCTCCTGCGGGTCGATCCCCGAGACCCTGCTGGAAAGCGAACTGTTCGGCCATGTGAAGGGCGCGTTCACGGGCGCGTACGCCGACAAGGCGGGGCGCTTCCTCGCGGCCGACGGCGGCACGTTATTTCTCGACGAGATCAACAGCGCCAGCCCGGCCATGCAGCTCAAGCTGCTGCGCGTGCTGCAGGAGCGCCGCTTCGAGCCGGTTGGCACGAACGAAACGATCGAGGTCGACACGCGCGTCGTGCTGGCGAGCAACCAGGACCTCGAAGCCCTGGTGGCCGATGGCAAGTTCCGGCAAGACCTCTACTACCGCATCAACGTCGTCAAGATCGAGATCCCCCCGCTGCGTGATCGCGTGAACGACGTGCCGATGCTGGCCGATCACTTCCTGAAGCAGCATTCGGAAGAACTCGGCAAGACGCTCCTCGGCTTTGCCGACGAGGCGCTCGACGCGCTGCGGCGCTACAGCTATCCGGGCAACGTTCGCGAGCTGCAGAACATCGTGGAACGCGCGGCCGTGCTGACACGCACGCCGACCATCACGCTGCAGGACCTGCCGCCCCAGGTCATCGAGAACGGCACCGGCCTGCTTACGGTGGCCTCGTCGCAAGAGCCCGAGCCCCAGGCCGAGACGCCGTGGGTGCCCACGCCGCTGGCCGACGCGCTGCGTGAGCCCGAGAAGCGGATCATCCGCAAGGCCCTCAAGGCCAACGACTGGAATCGCCAGGCCACGGCCGACGACCTGGACATCAACCGCACGACGCTGTACAAGAAGATGAAGGCCCTCGGGCTCGATGGTCCCGAAGACTGA